The following is a genomic window from Mya arenaria isolate MELC-2E11 chromosome 4, ASM2691426v1.
ATTACCCCATGGACTGTTATGTCACCCACTGGAAGGGCCACATTATTAACCCATGGACTGTAATGTCACCCTTAGGAAGGACCAAGTTATTACCCCATGGACTGTTATGTCACCCTTTGGAAGGGCCACACTATTACCCCATGGACTGTTATGTCATCCACCAGAAGGGCCACGTTATTACCTCATGGACTGTTTTGTCACCCACCGGAAGGGCCAACTATTACTCCATGGACTGTTATGTCACCCACTGCAAGAGCAACGTTATTACCCCATGGACTGTTTTGTCACCCACCGGAAGGGCCACGTTATTACCCTATGGACTGTTATGTCACCCACCGCAAGAGCAAAGTTATTACCCCATGGACTGTTATGTCACCCACCGCAAGAGCAACGTTATTACCCCATGGACTGTTATGTCACCCACCGCAAGAGCAACGTTATTACCCCATGGACTGTTTTGTCACCCACCGGAAGGGCCACATTATTACCCTATGGACTGTTATGTCACCCACCGGAAGGGCCACATTATTACCCTATGGACTGTTATGTCACCCACCGGAGGGGCCACATTATTACCCTATGGACTGTTATGTCACCCACCGCAAGAGCAACGCTATTACCCCATGGACTGTTATGTCACCCACCGGAAGAGCAACGCTATTACCCCATGGACTGTTATGTCACCCACCGGAAGAGCGACGCTATTACCCCATGGACTGTTATGTCACCCACCGGAAGAGCGAAGCTATTACCCCATGGACTGTTATGTCACCCACCAGAAATGCAACGCTATTACCCCATGGACTGTTATGTCACCCACCGGAAGAGCGACGCTATTACCCCATGGACTGTTATGTCACCCACTGGAAGAGCGACGCTATTACCCATGGACTGTTATGTCACCCACTGGAAGAGCGACGCTATTACCCCATGGACTGTTATGTCACCCACCGGAAGAGCGACACTATTACCCCATGGACTGTTATGTCACCCACCGCAAGAGCAACGTTATTACCCCATGGACTGTTATGTCACCCACTGGAAGAGCAACGCTATTACCCCATGGACTGTTATGTCACCCACTGAAAGAGCAACGCTATTACCCCATGGACTGTTATGTCACCCACTGAAAAGGGCCACATTTTTAACCTATGGACTGTAATGTCACCCTTTGGAAGGACCAAATTATTACCCCATGGACTGTTATGTCACCCTTTGGAAGGGCCACACTATTACCCCATGGACTGTTATGTCACCCACCGGAAGGGCCACGTTATTTCCCCATGAACTGTTATGTCACCCACAGGAAGGGCCACGTTATAACATGACAAAGACAAGAGCACTAGCACTTACAGTAAATTGTCTAGATggaaattttatgaaaatatcatttctttaacttgaagtgacactcttattcaaaatcaatacatacacatgtataacaaacatcaattttgactgataaatctttaagtacttactaaataatacatttatggaaaatattaattaatgataacaagattttaaccgtgtatttattagcagaaagtgcaaaaatattaaatgattggtgaatgctaaaagatttacagtggtctattatagtctcataaggtagaaattcTGTGctttatacttttttcttttaaattaaactcggtatccttcagaaccattgttttcgacatatattcatctttttttgaatattaaaacaatattattaattgtggtaaatcttgtttaggagtaagagtgcatctttaacattcaTAAAGATATCATCTTAATAAAAGTCAAGCAAGTCCAGTCAAGAAATTATGGTCAAATGACAATTCAAGAGGCACAGATAGGAATTTGGTTGATATGCCATCAAACATGAGAATAACAGTGATCTCCCTTAAACATGGGAAAAACAGTCCTAGCTATTACTTTCAttgtaaaagttattttattacatcTCATGTTAGTTATTTTGTGATTCAAGGGTAAacttttgacatttaaatggCCCGCCCATAACGCTTGCTTTAGttcaatgtttatgtattactcatgttttgatattatacAACAGCCATAAGTTAAAAGAACtggttttaaaactattttagtaCAGTACTTTTAACTTACATTATTCAGTATTGATTTACTATTTATACAGTATTAAATGAGATAcagtattgtatttaaacaatacacAATAGCTGCCTCATCTTACCTTCCCCAATCGTCTCATTGTGTTTAGGGATAGCTTCCTTCATGATTTCCTGTGCCTCTTCAAACTTGGCCTTCCATTTCTGAGCAACTGCACAAAATAACAGTTAAAATACAGGTATTGAGAACAATGAAAGGCATATTGTGCTCATATTTtaagaacaaacaaaaattcAAGCTACAAATCAGGCTTTTCCCTTGTTAAAACAGCCATTGACAggcaatataaaatgtatgtacaCATTCCTCCAACTTAAAAATTTGTCAATGAAAAGCTTTTCTCATGTTCtgatacaaaaatgttttatatttcggTTTGGCAGGCCAAATAATTAACAACTAAATGGATAAATTACTTGAGTCTAGCCTAATATTATTACTTCCAATACTCACTTTCTGCATTAGCGAATCGGATAGCTAGGAGTTCCGGTCTCGGTTCTCCGTCAGAGAAGTCGGAGTTGGTTGTCCACACCCATGCCTTCTCACTGCCACAGTTCGGCTTCAATGTCATCTCTGGCTGAACTGAAACATTAACAAAAACCAGGCTCTTCAGCAGTGATTGACAGAATTAAAGGAATAAAACATGCGCTGTTATGACAATATAGTAGAGTTTTTGCGACAAGAAGTAGGAAAATCAGACATTTTTTAGATCAGTATAATATCcttttacaacaattttcaattttaagaaatatttaaatgtcttATACCCATTTGGACAaacctgtgaaaaaaacaaAGCCCTGAACGGCaagttaaaatttatttgaaaagtttaaaGCCGTCAGGCCATCTTGGGTCGGCTATGTTTCAATGACCCTTCAGACTCACCAGGTTATCGGTGgacaaaataaaagaataaagatAAAAACTTCTCTTTACACAATGACCTACATTTTTCTTGAATAACGACCAACACTAAATCATTCAGATTTGTAGTTAACAACTTAACAGACACGACGTCATGATTTAAAAATACTGATTAATGTTACAGAAACCATGTTATgtaaaatagtaataattaagAAGGCTCGCTTTTACATTAATCAGGATTTTTCATTACATTAATCAGGatttttcattaaagaaaaaggAATAAAAGAAGGCAATTTTAAAAAGCAAGAATGCAGGAGATCCTGCAGAACACTCAACTGTAACATCTTGGATTGGAAATTGACCCACTCACTTAAAATTCAATTGGATTCCTCTGCTGATCATGACAGCttcctaccaagtttgagatCCCTTGGCCTAAGTGTTCACAAGTTTTTGATCAGATACCTAGAGAACGACAGACATATGATCTAATTACTATATGCTGCCCTTTAggggcataaaaacaacaaaggtCTGCATTAAAACAAGACTCACATAGACTGACTGTTTATTACCGTAATGGTTTGCACACAATTTATGTGTTTTATCTCTTCTCATGAGTACTCGAACAAGGTTGGATGATTTATGTCGCAGCAGTTTCACTGTGCCTGTTCCTCGCTCCTTCCATTCTGGTGGCTCTGAGGCATTGTCAAAGCGAAATAGCTTTGCCCTCCTTTAATAAAGCatacacatttcaaatattgcaaaGGCAAACTTAACGCAGCAAGAGTTATACCCAAGTTTTTATATAACATTCCCTTAGACTatcaagaagaaaaaaatgacaataactGTACCTCACAACACATGGTACGTTTCATGTCAATTTGTTCAATGTGTGAGTCATGGCCAGACAGTGTCCCAACTGCTCATGAATAATTCTCATATTCTCAGTGGCAACATGGTTTGTTGATATActcaaatatcaatttgttgCATTCATTGCAGGACAAGCACTAGTGTAAGAATTTGGACTTTATCATTCAAGTGGAATTTCGATGACTGGTGCTACTCTGTTGCCATCAGTAGGCAGTTCTTATACAACAACTACTTACATCTGTACAAGCTCGTCTTCCTCCTCCTCCAGTGTGACCACATCCACCGGGTCCAGCTTGATGATCGGCTCAAAGTGCACATCGGGTGAGTCTACCTCCTCctgaaaacaacagcaacacatATTCACAACTTCTCATGTAAAGGAAATGCATCAAATCTGCCACGAAACAAAATATTCAGTAATTACATGTAAAATTAATTTCTGTTCTACAGTTTCTGTCAATAGAAAATGcttcatacacattctgaccaaatttggtgatgattggacaaaggcttctaaagatATTGATTGGTCAAGACCGATTCTAGacaatttctataattaaagggcaataactctcaaGTGACTCAATCAATATTGTTGGTTTTGCTCATACACATTCTGGCAAATTTAAAGGTTCTTTTTTGGtaatttcaatgaataaagggaaagagaaataaatatataactctGTAATGACTCAAGTGAGAACAAATGATCAAGTTGCATGACTTTCAATGTTATTTTGACTTACTTGTTCAAATTAAAACTCATGGGATGGATGTtgtgtttaatttgacaatAAATGGACAAAAATCAGCACACAAAATATCGACCAAAAAATTTGCGGTTTTCGATGTTAAATAGGTGAAAACttgcatatatttaataatggtAAGGTTTATTAATAGTTAATGCGTAAAGCAGCTGATGCTTAATTATGAAAGCAAATGTGAGTCAAAACATGCGCTCACCATGCTTGTATACATGAACTGTGGGCTTCCGCAAATTCGTACTTGATTGTGACCTCTTTAAATGTCATcatttttcgtgttttttttatagctATATCTAGCTATAAATGGCTAATATAGCAACTTTTTAACTTTGCCCCAGCCAACGTTCATTCAACTCTTCAAATTCGTTTCAGAAATGTCTCAGCTTCCATTTGAGCAGTGTTTTATTAAGCTAAGCTTGCCAGCTCTAGAATACAGAAGCTTCCAAAGCGATCATgtacaaatattcaaaatgaaacattactTTGATGACTTCACTACATAATTTACCCTATCAACCAATTCATCAAACCATGGACATAATTACAAGACACAGAAACCAAGAGCTAATAAGAAAATTCGGCTATACTCTTTCATCCATAGAATCATAAACAATTGGAATGCTTTACCAGTAGATATTGTAAGTGGTTAACTCTTGAAAATGTGTGACGACTATTCATAAACGAGAAACAACTTGGGTTATGCCTAACCCGACTGGAGACCACGAAAGACCAGACATGGAGGGGAAAGACAGGCCTTAGGGGCCGATCAGTTtccagggctttttcaccttctttgctaggggccgaaattaggctacttcacaattgcagggttcgaatttaactttgaggagcactcgcaaaattttgcgagtgctttttgaggcaactcgtaaaatgaaaaatcaacttgcaattttattatttgctttatttcctTATagtattgtctaattaaagtagatataAGACATacttgaatattaaaaagtatcaatcttgagagtttgacatttttcactttgaggggggggggggggggggtatattTTCCCTCGCCATCAGGTAATACTCATTGATTGGGTTTACATATATTGCacaaaagcgctaaatttagccaatgattgagctagttaattacatcatttgtattcactttatATTATGCAcacctcggagcatcccggaaagattcgagtTAAAACTCGGCCTATTctgtatttgttctatttttgaaaactcaCTAGAgtgtgactccgtactgtcttctttatactggtagtgtaaacatgccacttataggctgtttacacttgACTACGTAgcggagttaagttcatgtttattctactttcctttttaaaattgtatggtctagaaaaagccactcacagaattttgcgagcttgaataaaagtcactagcaatttgcaaatgtcgctcgcattttgcaattgtcgctcgcattttgcgagtatgcgagtctaaattcgaaccctgaattgggaaaaatggcatattttcccaatttccaggtatttttttcacaattcccagatatttttcccaaaaaggaagatcttacttaaaaaatttacaataaaaatttattctgtttgagcaaattattcttttatcttttaagttaaCATAAGATGAATGCTGTATAATTTAAACGTTATTAAACatggatttaatttgaagactgatACGGTTATTTCTTAAACTGTGGTGTTAGTCTTATTGTGGTATTAAGGAATGGAATTAATTGatctgtacactgaagcataaaataacttcaataggtctgtgattagtactgtttacacggggaaaattgaagatttgaatttgctgtactctttccgacaaaagaaaaacacgagaaatggacattgaattatgcttgtttgtctaaagacaatctagttataccaacatattgcacaccattttaaaggtaattgactcttctttccatgtcacatatttaaaaatggattgtttttatgttggttgagaaatttgcacAAAACTGGACTCTAtcgtgaaatcgggtaagtttgagttacataccttgttttttttttgtataacaaAGACACTTAATATCtccagatgtgttgtttatctcattgtatatacccaaaatggttttaaacaacatttttgtgacaaacaatgattcagatgcctgtggtaTGACCAgtacaacaaaataatgaacaagTAGATCTACATGAACATAGattcatattaaattcaaagAAGAGAGTAACGTCTCATGTGAACAGGCCATCAGGAAACATTGCTTGATCTTGCCATAATTGTCAGAACAAAAGAATTCTGGGGACACTTCAAGTGACCAATAGATTGGTTCTTTTAAAGAACATTTACACCTATTCAAACATCAAATCTTCCATGTTAAATCTGGTTTAATTCTTGGATCAGGGCGTTCTAGAACTTTAAAACGCGACAACAAACTCTAGCATTGACTCTTAAGTTCATCATTGAAAAGGCAACTTATTTCGTGAagtaaacaaaccatttttcacggtggttatcattatcaaaaccgatattttcatcttaGAGGAATGAAACTGGTGGTGATCATCTAATTGTAAGAAGAACCATGCTAATAGAACATAAGACCATACCGGGGTTTTTGTTTCACTGGCCATAGTTTAAGATTACAAAGGatacttaaattaatttctgaaaTCAGTAATTCGGTTTGTTTTCCCTCGTTTAGAGATTTCCGGTTCCGTTCTCGGTGCGATACTATtcgggcgatactatttcccggtcccggtctcaaCGAAACATAAGATAttagatgataattatgtcatcatttatttcatattgtatatcaataaaacaaataataaatcaaggcatggacctataaaccggtgtataggtccgtgattaaggcaaagataaaaacataagatatatatatgcatgtactaaaattaatgtcatgaataacaaacacactgtgtgagtttttttttccattttatattCAGTTATGTTATAAGTATGCTAATGATGGagtaatacaaaaagaaacaatgcatgactacatgtaaatcaaatttgtaagtTAACTCAGTACTTCAggaattctatttttttttttttaactaatgaTTTTGTTGCAGCAGATGCACTGCCATGACCagttgttttatgtatttctgcCAACTGATcgtctatttttattttttatgccgACGCATTTCATGTGGAATCTTTTCCTGCATGTTCTATTTTAGTTTACTAAACTATCGACGAATTCTGGCATTTCACATGAGCAGaatgttttaatttgtcttaatcttagggatttttttttattttctagacaGCTGACTAGATGTTCCCTCATTTCACTTACAACGAAATTGAGATTTGTATTTACCTAGCCATTCTTAAAACACAATTCCACAGCATAAGCAATTGCAAAGACACCACTGGCATGTACATTTGGTTGTTGTAGAACTCGTGGAACTTTATAAGCTgagatttgttactttttataaattaggaGCATCGTAGTTCCACCGATCAtgacgactttaaataaagattcttgtaagttatatttcatttgtaaaaaagcCTTCCGaatttttcagaatttattatttttattttttttgtcaaggaactcttcataacaggtttatgacaatacacaaaAAATGCCATACCATGAAAGATGTAAATGCGTTATACAACGCGTGTCAGAGATCAGCGAATGTCCCTCGTTAAGGACATGATAAACGGACTAGCCAGTTTTATTACACACGCACGGCTACTGTTCGGTTCATACcctaaaatattgttgtttattataaaggcaattctatagaataaatgattgttatgcaAAGGCTCTAATCAAGTTTAGAAATATTACGATGATAACATATAACcaaattccaaaataaataaaataatcagcatCAGATTTCTTAAACAGCTAGAGATAAATTGCAAACTTCAAGTTGACAAGTAAAATATATCAGGCTTAAGTTGTGTAATAATGACGAAGgtattcaaatgtattcaatgttaGCGAAAAGCACAAACTTATAAACGAAAAATGGAGACATAATGTGTTGATTACTTAAGAATGGCgcaactttaaataaacactCTTCATCTAGTAGCTTTAATGTCTTAGCACACGCATACTTACTATCATAGGATGTTATAACATTGCAAATATTAGctccagaaaatgtgtttgtgtactttttcTCCAATCATTGATTCACTTGTTTACatgctatgaacattgtataatgttttacgcaataaacatatcgtatcgtatcgatattagtcggatatgcaaacatgtaATTTTTCAACTGTTACCattaatgcttaaaaaatacaaaaaaatataatgtctggagggggggggggggtaaacaaaATAGGAAGAACAATAAACAACTTTGACATAACAGAAATTAAAAGGGGCATttctaagttacttcatactctagccgtcatcaattttaatgcaaaaacCATGAGCATTTGTATTGCCATCGCATCTTCCTCTTCACCTTTTGGCAATGTTCTGCAACGTTTCTATAAACGAGGTGGCAATACTAACAAATaattatgcactgtgctgtttgtagagttgtgtgctgttctatgtttcttgtttgtgaatttgtgttctatgtctttgacgttgcccattgccattaaaccgggtttatgtttaaactttttgctactgagcatgtttctgtagctttttgcatatatattttaacacgaattgcataaatagtttaGACCTATaacgaattgcataaataaagacataatgtttatatattttataccagtttgtttcatatacaaacaaataagtGTAACAAACATcggcaacacaatccgttgcctggggccataagttatgaaccgggaattatgagaccggatgagaccggattttacgagaagagaccgggaaatacattcggagctcctcggccattttatcgaaaacaacctcggatgtatttggacggcgAGAATAAAAGTATTTTGAGCGAAAGTaagcaaaacatgtttatatattattcgTTGTTTATGTTCAATATCTTAAATTTTTACACTACATGCGCAATGAACTTGAACActttataatttaacaatttgtatcAAGAACATAAGACTTGGTAGATATCTCTTTtgcaaaaataagatttaaggAAATACGTAAGATAAGAGGcgcaaataaaacattttgcataaatatataggAATAGAGAAGAGATTAATGGTCCGAAATTAAATTGCTTTTAGAATTATTAATATTCTGTAGTAAATTTACCCTTTTTTACTTCTGTTACTAAATCTTACTAATTTTGAGCTGCGGAATAGTATATACTATAGTCACGAATGTACGTCTCATATGTGTTCTACATTTAATTTGTTtcgaaacatttttatttagaaaatcaTTCGAGACTATGATtaacacacaaacacattttttttaatgatgcgACGgcgaatcgaacctgcgactcCTGGAGTGATAGTCAAGTGGGTTACCACTAGACCTCGGATCCGCCACTGTTGTCAGGCGTGTCTGTCATCGCTTTTATAAGAGGATTCAAGATTCAACTTATGATTAAGTAACTCAAACACAAAGTACTCCTCATTTATCCAAATAATTGAAAATCCAGTTGTGTTAAGCAACAGTTTTATATTACAAGCCAAATTAGTTTTCCCTTTCGCACAATCtgatatattatacaatattattatacaacGAACTGACGATAATATTATCGCTATTTAGTGTTTTACACCAACATTTTATAATTCGTGTATTTATAAGAGGCCAACTGTTTATATTGCTCGGGTATTGTCACTAAAGGCGCACGTGTCAGAAAAACTACTCTTTTAAAACATCAGGGTTTTCATCTTCGGATAATAAGTTCATACCGAGCCATTTACTACAGTTTTTTgatataagaaagaaaaaacttGTGccataatgatatatttaaagcaatctCAGTTTGACTTGAATGATGGCGCGTAGCATAAATGTATTCCTaagtaattcaaaataaattgggAATTTATTTTGATGTACACAGAACACTTAGAGTAATATCAAACAATTATGTGTTTCGACAAAAAAATACTGAGTATACTACATATTTGCCAAGCCACACAAAAAGTATATTGTTGTCCGTCCACCACGGAAAAATCTATCTGCTCTGCTCTTcgtgttgttttaatatagaCATGTGTCATTAAAGacacacaatataggttgaagaTATATAAtggcaatactttgaagagttTATATCTTCTGGGGGTTTTCGcaacaaactttaaaaagctTAACAACTATAATATACTTATCACCTAAATATCcagattttatttttcacaacaacaaaatatatttcataaaacattttttaatccTTTTTTTTCGCGATAATTAACCTTATTTCGTAATTTAGTCCAATAAATTTTCGTAAAGTGGTACTCGTCTTCTTATTCATTAGGATCACACATTTGACAATAACGCAATTTTATTTCAGTCTATCATATATACAAGAATGCATTCTTACATTATTAGCACTTATACGTAATCATGTACAAGCAATTGTTAGATTTCTTAACGCGATATTGTGTAAATAAGTCTC
Proteins encoded in this region:
- the LOC128232736 gene encoding ran-specific GTPase-activating protein-like isoform X1; the encoded protein is MASETKTPEEVDSPDVHFEPIIKLDPVDVVTLEEEEDELVQMRAKLFRFDNASEPPEWKERGTGTVKLLRHKSSNLVRVLMRRDKTHKLCANHYVQPEMTLKPNCGSEKAWVWTTNSDFSDGEPRPELLAIRFANAEIAQKWKAKFEEAQEIMKEAIPKHNETIGEDPTSNGKARTEDETEKETQKAGGDTKSDTQNTEADKVADQLETLTVKEDKSGSESSEKTQTNKTDDEKVDNKEENA
- the LOC128232736 gene encoding ran-specific GTPase-activating protein-like isoform X2; the encoded protein is MYTSMEEVDSPDVHFEPIIKLDPVDVVTLEEEEDELVQMRAKLFRFDNASEPPEWKERGTGTVKLLRHKSSNLVRVLMRRDKTHKLCANHYVQPEMTLKPNCGSEKAWVWTTNSDFSDGEPRPELLAIRFANAEIAQKWKAKFEEAQEIMKEAIPKHNETIGEDPTSNGKARTEDETEKETQKAGGDTKSDTQNTEADKVADQLETLTVKEDKSGSESSEKTQTNKTDDEKVDNKEENA